In Limanda limanda chromosome 23, fLimLim1.1, whole genome shotgun sequence, a genomic segment contains:
- the orc4 gene encoding origin recognition complex subunit 4 produces MSKRKVQDAHLPVGECITEVQKILRERLCHQRLPDKPEGVEAQHRHLLELLKRTAIHGESNSVLIVGPRGAGKTMLLRCVLRDLLEDKEAQKSLLQVHLNGLLQTDDRIALKEITRQLNLENVVGDKVFGSFAENLGFLLEALKKGDRSSSRPVLFILDEFDLFAHHKNQTLLYNLLDVSQSAQAPISVVGITCRLDVLELLEKRVKSRFSHRQIHLLSSATFPQYVERVQTQLSVPDDFPDTKFAQEWNDSIEVLCGDKSVEEVLQRHYNSSRDYRSMHMLLMLCLSRVSVAKPAIKPADLLEASRLCFADAKANMLHGLSILELCLIIAMKHLNDLYEGEPFNLQMIHNEFKKFLQRKSNSMYNFEQPVIMKAFEHLQQLELIRPVDGSSAKTQREYQLMRLMLDHSQIMDALQKYPQCPTEVKQWAMSAFG; encoded by the exons ATGAGTAAGAGGAAGGTGCAAGATGCTCATCTGCCAGTGGGAGAATGCATCACAGAG GTTCAGAAGATTTTAAGGGAGCGTCTCTGCCATCAGCGGCTCCCTGACAAGCCGGAGGGAGTAGAAGCTCAACACAG GCACCTCCTGGAGCTGTTGAAGCGGACGGCCATCCACGGGGAGAGTAACTCGGTGCTAATCGTCGGCCCCAGGGGAGCAGGAAAAACTATG ctgctcaggtgtgtgttgagagACCTGCTGGAGGACAAAGAAGCACAGAAGAGCCTGCTTCAGGTTCATCTCAACG GTCTCCTGCAGACCGACGACAGAATAGCACTTAAAGAGATAACACGACAGCTCAACCTAGAAAACGTCGTCGGAGACAAAGTCTTT GGGAGTTTTGCAGAAAATCTGGGTTTCCTGCTGGAGGCACTGAAGAAAG GGGatcgcagcagcagccgccCGGTGCTCTTCATCCTGGATGAGTTTGACTTGTTCGCCCACCACAAGAACCAGACCCTGCTCTACAACCTGCTTGACGTTTCCCAGTCCGCCCAGGCGCCCATCTCCGTGGTCGGCATCACCTGCAGACTG GATGTCCTGGAGCTGCTCGAGAAGCGGGTGAAGTCGCGGTTTTCCCACCGTCAGATCCACCTGCTGAGCAGCGCCACGTTCCCTCAGTACGTGGAGCGGGTCCAGACCCAGCTCAGCGTGCCAGATGATTTCCCCGACACGAAGTTCGCTCAGGAGTGGAACGACAGTATCGAG GTTTTGTGTGGGGACAAATCAGTCGAGGAGGTTCTACAGAGACACTACAACTCCAGCAGAGACTACCGGTCAATGCACATGCTCCTG ATGTTGTGTCTGAGTCGAGTCTCAGTCGCCAAACCTGCCATCAAACCTGCCGACCTCCTGGAGGCCAGCAGGCTGTGTTTCGCCGACGCCAAGGCCAATATGCTTCATG GTCTGTCCATCTTGGAGCTGTGCCTGATCATCGCCATGAAGCACCTGAACGACCTCTATGAGGGCGAGCCGTTCAACCTGCAGATGATTCACAACG AGTTTAAGAAGTTCCTGCAGAGGAAGTCAAACTCCATGTACAACTTCGAGCAGCCGGTCATCATGAAG GCCTTCGagcacctgcagcagctggagttgATCCGACCGGTCGACGGCTCCTCGGCCAAAACCCAGAGGGAATACCAGCTGATGAGACTCATGCTGGACCACAGTCAGATCATGGACGCTCTGCAGAAGTACCCACAATGCCCCACCGAGGTCAAGCAGTGGGCCATGTCGGCGTTCGGTTAG